The Nitrobacter hamburgensis X14 genome contains the following window.
AACTCGACGTCCCCGACCAGATCTGGCTTTATCGGGTTGCCGACCGCAAGCTGGTCGCGGCGACGCCGAAACCGGATCAACACCAACCCCACCCCGACGGCTCGCCGCTGGCGATCAACTCGCTGGCCTGGCAGGGCGACACGCTTTACGCGCGCGTTGCGGTGTCGAGCAAGGACGGCCAAGGCGAGGAAGGCACAACCGTTGTCTATGCGGCCACGGTTGACGCCAATCGCCGGCTGGACGAGGTGCCGGGCGATATCTACGCACTGCTCGACGATGCGAGCCAACCGGGCGTGGTCGGGCAGGACGAGGTGCCGGAAAGCGACTGGGACATCCTCGAAACCATCCGGGGCAATCGCGACTTCCTCGCCTGGGCCTTCGATCTCGGCCACGGCACGATCGAATTGAGAACGCGCAAGCGGGCGTCCGGATCGCCGGTCTATCTGGTGGCCTGGGGCTCGTGGGGCCTGTGGCAGTATCTCTTCGACACCGGTCGCTCACAGCTCGTTTATTCGGCCGATACGGGAATCACCAGCTTCGACATGACGACGCGCGGTGAGCGGCGCATTGCGGGCACCTCGCGCGGCGACAAACCTTATGCGATCTCCACCGATCGTCGTTTGTTCGTGTGGTCGACCCGCAACCAGTGCGGCGACGAATTCCTGACGGAACAGGACGAAAGCAAGCCGGAGCGCTTTTGTCTGGCGCATCTGCCAAAGCAGGAGAGGAGCAAGTGATGCGTGGCACGCTTGCCGCCCTTTGCGGCGCGACCATCCTGGTATCGATGGCCATGCCGTCCTTTGCGGCGAACGAGGATCGCGGAATCGGCCATGCCGCCACCGGCCCGGCTTTCGACCTGCCAGCCGACATGAGCGTCGCACGGCAGGAGGTCTCTATCTCGCTCCATTCCGTCCGGCTGACCTATGTCTTCAAATCTCCCAGACGCCAGACTGTGCATTTCAGCTTCGCCATGCCCGCCATGCCGGTGGATGCCGATCCCGATATCGTGGCCCTCGGTGAGAACTCCGTAGCCGCGGGGCTCACCGCCGACACGCAGCCGCCCAACTATCTGAACCTTTCGGTGCGCGTGAACGGCAAGCCGCTGACGCCTGCCGGCCACGGCCATGCGCTGCTGGATGGAAAAGATGTGACCCGGCCATTGCTCGATGCCGGTGTGCCTTTGCTCTCCGGTCCCGACGGCGAGCCGTCGTGGCGCCATCTATCGC
Protein-coding sequences here:
- a CDS encoding DUF4424 family protein, whose translation is MRGTLAALCGATILVSMAMPSFAANEDRGIGHAATGPAFDLPADMSVARQEVSISLHSVRLTYVFKSPRRQTVHFSFAMPAMPVDADPDIVALGENSVAAGLTADTQPPNYLNLSVRVNGKPLTPAGHGHALLDGKDVTRPLLDAGVPLLSGPDGEPSWRHLSPEVQTRLEASGLINNDTAQWTYQASFEWDQSFEPGETRVEISYAPASEYLSDIGSSVDPGGSATRAYCINDALRRAFLRKPSYELYSVTHLVSLPGGWRGPVGHYRLTVDKGAAVNLVAFCPLAAKKIAPTTFEWTARDFTPERQLGVLFFVDPDATSSSTQK
- a CDS encoding lysozyme inhibitor LprI family protein; this translates as MASADPASAVEASFDCKKAASAIEKFICSQAVLRWQDLALSRSYRAASNAVVGAARDDLLVSQRDWVRERDRRCIADRSFKDLSAPSTTLRTQAYDCLNSVYLDRRRALQDLGLTPVALTGISEIDLKPIAAARPEIAEGTEPRIAGIKASPDGSMLAILLPSQELDVPDQIWLYRVADRKLVAATPKPDQHQPHPDGSPLAINSLAWQGDTLYARVAVSSKDGQGEEGTTVVYAATVDANRRLDEVPGDIYALLDDASQPGVVGQDEVPESDWDILETIRGNRDFLAWAFDLGHGTIELRTRKRASGSPVYLVAWGSWGLWQYLFDTGRSQLVYSADTGITSFDMTTRGERRIAGTSRGDKPYAISTDRRLFVWSTRNQCGDEFLTEQDESKPERFCLAHLPKQERSK